A stretch of Fibrobacter sp. UWEL DNA encodes these proteins:
- a CDS encoding histidine-type phosphatase produces the protein MFKTFNSITPKHVFFVTALGLFLATGAQAQTTLEELKAHPAYTSSNYLAYPEPDRNVKYTKAPKGYKPFYISHYGRHGSRYHHSADEYNYLFETLQKADAAKALTLDGKRLLIASQILAKKAAPRAGDLTQVGAKQHEGIAKRMAKNFPELFKVKKVKGKKIQPHVDAYASTSGRCIVSMSAFTAGLSSVAPDVDIRMESGKDLMSFICTFDWGNMDYTRPEAYITESDKLWNAIDSKPLMNKLFSDSAYVAANLDANNFYNKLFEIVASMQGMDAPLKDVIHANLCDVKTGKCNDILDSLFTVEESITRWKAQNSWWYSLLGTSPLQNTTKGIDYAKGTLENIISEANHAIALDAAKSLTEHTVATLRFGHDAGLLPLAGLMQLSVSNAKVSDLSTLHEQWTDFKVIPMAANLQMVFYKNPKKSDDILVKFLYNEREVTAPIPCSADIETVAGENVATTENVAAANSKETANPKQAKKPAKKQASKCPAAPYYRWDDVKDFYKKILTSPSSSGN, from the coding sequence ATGTTTAAAACTTTTAATTCTATAACACCGAAGCACGTATTTTTTGTTACCGCCCTAGGTTTATTCCTTGCCACAGGCGCCCAGGCACAGACCACCCTGGAGGAACTGAAGGCACATCCAGCATACACTTCCAGTAATTACCTTGCTTATCCGGAGCCGGACAGAAACGTCAAGTATACCAAGGCACCCAAGGGTTACAAGCCTTTCTATATCAGTCACTACGGACGCCACGGTAGCCGCTACCATCACAGCGCCGACGAATACAACTACTTGTTTGAAACTCTCCAGAAGGCAGACGCCGCCAAGGCTCTGACACTAGACGGCAAGAGACTTCTCATCGCCAGCCAGATTCTTGCAAAGAAGGCAGCGCCCCGAGCCGGTGACTTGACTCAGGTAGGCGCAAAGCAGCACGAAGGAATCGCCAAGCGTATGGCAAAAAACTTCCCCGAACTTTTCAAGGTTAAGAAGGTGAAGGGTAAAAAGATCCAGCCCCATGTGGATGCCTACGCAAGCACTTCCGGCCGTTGCATCGTCAGCATGTCAGCGTTCACCGCAGGTCTTTCCAGTGTGGCTCCCGACGTAGATATCCGCATGGAATCGGGTAAGGACCTGATGAGTTTCATCTGCACCTTTGACTGGGGCAATATGGACTACACACGTCCGGAAGCCTACATTACTGAAAGTGACAAGCTATGGAACGCCATTGATTCCAAGCCCCTCATGAATAAACTGTTCAGCGACAGCGCCTACGTGGCCGCCAATCTGGACGCCAACAATTTCTATAATAAGTTGTTCGAAATCGTCGCCAGCATGCAGGGGATGGACGCTCCCCTGAAGGATGTCATCCACGCCAATCTCTGTGACGTAAAGACCGGCAAATGCAACGACATTCTGGACAGCCTCTTTACCGTAGAGGAATCCATCACACGCTGGAAGGCTCAAAATTCTTGGTGGTACAGCCTGCTGGGTACAAGCCCCCTCCAGAATACCACCAAGGGAATCGACTACGCCAAGGGTACCCTGGAAAATATCATCAGCGAAGCCAACCACGCCATCGCCCTGGATGCTGCAAAATCCCTCACGGAACATACGGTAGCCACCCTACGCTTCGGTCATGACGCAGGCCTGCTGCCTCTCGCCGGCTTGATGCAGCTCTCTGTTTCCAACGCAAAGGTAAGCGACCTCTCCACTCTTCACGAACAGTGGACTGACTTTAAGGTCATTCCCATGGCTGCAAACCTGCAGATGGTCTTCTACAAGAATCCGAAAAAGTCCGACGATATCCTGGTGAAGTTCCTGTACAACGAACGTGAAGTCACCGCACCTATTCCCTGCAGCGCTGACATCGAAACGGTAGCCGGCGAGAACGTCGCAACAACCGAGAACGTCGCGGCAGCTAACTCGAAAGAAACCGCCAATCCGAAGCAAGCAAAAAAGCCTGCTAAAAAGCAGGCTTCCAAGTGTCCCGCCGCTCCATACTACCGCTGGGACGACGTGAAGGACTTCTACAAGAAAATCCTTACTTCCCCGTCATCAAGTGGAAATTAA
- a CDS encoding DUF3943 domain-containing protein — protein MKRENIFIFVVLAFCVMSWSQLTHQEIAKIRNVSMERDSVISIQEAMQRRRDIIAADSIRVADSLRQAGVIMDEVDHQHMLPEDSIAQKVVSPFVTASEVLGLNVFVWSWDYYVLDKHYAHTGPDYWKRNIREGWKWDHNHWAINFYGHPYQGSMYYASARAGGNGFYRSMVWTALGSFTWEMFAETEYPAPNDLLTTTIGGSMYGEVLYRLSRLAYNKSDVPWYRQLAAFVLEPAGYLQRKAFGNRDFYTGWVPVELVIAAGAGSRFGSDYRIGGQNADELDEEWRDRHGMMALHLEYGKPYTKVKQPFDYFTVDVFGEGGLEGNVLQLDIMGKLKNIGVHGRGHWIDFSINLDYDSFYGELATVSTIALGGALDLALWVTPKLRFRVENELYWILLGTADMGYDDLIKEVHPEYSSDMNNYQYNLGLKYSLMVEFLYKDKWRLYNMATLDAMRTIPSSLPHYGAVGWDFLLLNHTALEYKLTDRIDVGNRLDTYLKMAAYSSEIFEPMSRRIFTFSLYFNFHLMTGK, from the coding sequence ATGAAGAGAGAAAATATTTTCATTTTTGTGGTTCTTGCATTTTGCGTAATGTCCTGGTCTCAGTTGACTCATCAGGAGATTGCCAAGATTCGTAATGTTTCCATGGAGCGTGATTCGGTTATCAGCATCCAGGAAGCAATGCAGAGGCGAAGGGATATCATTGCGGCTGACTCCATCCGTGTGGCGGACTCTCTCCGTCAGGCTGGCGTCATCATGGACGAAGTGGATCATCAGCACATGCTTCCGGAAGATAGTATTGCGCAGAAGGTGGTATCTCCCTTCGTGACGGCTTCCGAAGTTTTAGGTCTTAATGTATTCGTGTGGTCTTGGGACTATTACGTGCTGGACAAGCATTACGCCCATACGGGTCCTGACTATTGGAAACGTAACATCAGGGAAGGCTGGAAGTGGGACCATAACCATTGGGCTATCAACTTCTACGGACATCCCTATCAGGGATCCATGTATTATGCTTCCGCCCGCGCAGGTGGTAACGGTTTCTACCGCAGTATGGTGTGGACAGCTCTGGGAAGCTTCACCTGGGAGATGTTCGCGGAGACGGAATATCCCGCACCCAACGATTTGCTCACTACCACTATTGGCGGCTCCATGTACGGTGAAGTGCTGTACAGGCTTTCACGTTTGGCTTATAACAAGAGCGATGTTCCCTGGTACCGCCAGCTGGCTGCCTTCGTGCTGGAACCTGCTGGATATCTACAGCGAAAGGCTTTTGGTAACCGGGATTTCTATACGGGCTGGGTCCCGGTGGAACTTGTGATTGCTGCGGGTGCAGGCTCCCGATTTGGAAGTGACTATCGCATTGGTGGCCAGAACGCAGACGAACTGGATGAGGAATGGCGTGATCGTCACGGCATGATGGCGCTGCATCTGGAATACGGCAAGCCCTATACAAAAGTGAAGCAGCCCTTTGATTATTTCACTGTGGATGTATTTGGCGAAGGTGGCCTCGAAGGGAACGTACTTCAGCTGGACATTATGGGCAAGCTGAAGAACATCGGTGTTCATGGTCGCGGTCACTGGATTGATTTTTCCATCAACCTGGACTACGATAGTTTCTATGGGGAACTGGCAACCGTCAGTACCATTGCTCTAGGTGGCGCCTTGGATCTTGCCCTATGGGTAACGCCCAAGTTGCGTTTCCGAGTCGAGAATGAATTGTACTGGATTTTGCTTGGAACAGCGGACATGGGCTATGATGACTTGATCAAGGAAGTTCATCCGGAGTACTCTTCCGACATGAATAACTATCAGTACAATCTCGGTCTGAAGTACAGCCTGATGGTGGAATTCCTCTACAAGGACAAGTGGCGCCTTTATAACATGGCTACGCTGGATGCCATGCGCACCATCCCCAGTTCACTGCCGCATTATGGCGCAGTAGGTTGGGACTTCCTCCTGCTGAACCATACGGCGCTGGAATACAAACTGACGGACCGCATCGATGTGGGTAACCGCCTGGATACCTATCTCAAGATGGCCGCCTATTCATCGGAAATTTTCGAGCCCATGAGCCGAAGGATTTTCACCTTCTCACTGTACTTTAATTTCCACTTGATGACGGGGAAGTAA
- a CDS encoding metallophosphoesterase: protein MKSTFLKIGQISDLHIGDDESLVQGIDVRANFMDALHSESMKDLDLLVLSGDLANEDAEPGAYKYVAEVVKSLPIPCCVIPGNHDRIEVMEKYFDLKGKVHNGRCYYRYDIAGRTIFFLDSAVGDISRDQLDWLKAEAAKVKDEVIVFMHHPPCFCNHRFMDLRFFMRNMLEVQEVLAGIPNLTHIFTGHYHDHFEVSLGRQKVHVSPASQMQIDPSTPYFSLKSSNPGWQVIKWGKDFVESEVYFK from the coding sequence ATGAAATCAACTTTTCTAAAAATTGGCCAGATTTCCGATCTCCACATCGGCGATGACGAAAGTCTGGTTCAGGGCATTGATGTACGTGCCAATTTCATGGACGCACTCCATTCGGAGTCCATGAAGGATTTGGATTTGTTGGTTCTCTCTGGTGACCTTGCAAACGAAGATGCCGAACCGGGCGCTTATAAGTACGTAGCCGAAGTAGTCAAGAGCTTGCCTATTCCCTGCTGCGTCATTCCGGGTAACCATGACCGTATTGAGGTTATGGAAAAGTACTTCGACCTCAAGGGCAAAGTCCACAATGGCAGATGCTACTACCGCTATGATATTGCGGGTAGGACTATCTTCTTCCTGGACAGTGCCGTAGGTGATATCTCCCGCGACCAGCTGGATTGGCTCAAGGCGGAAGCTGCCAAGGTCAAGGACGAAGTCATCGTCTTCATGCATCATCCCCCTTGCTTCTGCAACCACCGCTTTATGGATCTCCGCTTCTTCATGCGTAACATGCTTGAAGTGCAGGAAGTCCTGGCAGGCATCCCTAATCTGACCCACATCTTCACTGGTCACTATCACGATCACTTCGAAGTGTCCCTCGGCCGTCAGAAGGTTCACGTTTCACCTGCAAGCCAGATGCAAATTGACCCCAGCACTCCCTATTTCAGCCTCAAGAGCTCTAATCCCGGATGGCAGGTCATTAAATGGGGTAAAGATTTTGTAGAATCTGAAGTTTATTTCAAATAA
- a CDS encoding polymer-forming cytoskeletal protein, with the protein MATKGEQEITQIGNSVTLKGDVSGKSDVRVAGNIIGSVNIEGEIIVERQGYVEGEVKSLTAVIAGTIKGNIECAEKLILESTSKFIGNIKTKQLIIQEGAQFQGNCQMGVNLQQNSQQQAPKSQPQPEKKLDL; encoded by the coding sequence ATGGCAACTAAAGGTGAACAGGAAATCACCCAGATCGGCAACAGCGTCACTCTCAAGGGCGACGTCAGTGGTAAGAGCGACGTCCGCGTTGCTGGCAACATCATCGGTAGCGTAAATATCGAAGGTGAAATCATCGTGGAACGCCAGGGCTACGTTGAAGGTGAAGTCAAGTCCCTGACTGCTGTTATTGCAGGTACCATCAAGGGTAACATTGAATGCGCTGAAAAGCTCATTCTCGAAAGCACCTCCAAGTTCATTGGCAACATCAAGACCAAGCAGCTGATCATTCAGGAAGGCGCTCAGTTCCAGGGTAACTGCCAGATGGGCGTAAACCTCCAGCAGAACTCTCAGCAGCAGGCTCCTAAGTCTCAGCCTCAGCCCGAAAAGAAGCTCGACCTCTAA
- a CDS encoding M23 family metallopeptidase: MKGKYYTIQIIPEDSQGIRKYRLHALWFTLAKIFAVVFLVGVIAGIFVVKKGTSVLTNYERLKIANAQLSKKNANYEELFSRIDSLWVLEERLQNIFETFVENDSNKINSLIEKDKFAHSPSEKNEIDFEGIHGWKSPAEHLKQERMPNVVPVVGVVSKKFSPETNHMGVDLAATSGNPVFAAGSGTVEFAGKKDDLGNMVIINHQNGYITTYSHMKDIRTSKGRNVSKGDVIGTVGATGNSTGPHLHYTISRNGEELDPELFFNF; this comes from the coding sequence TTGAAAGGTAAGTATTACACAATCCAGATCATTCCGGAAGACTCCCAGGGAATCAGAAAATACCGTCTGCATGCCCTGTGGTTCACTCTGGCAAAGATTTTTGCCGTAGTTTTCCTCGTTGGAGTGATTGCAGGTATCTTCGTAGTGAAGAAAGGTACCAGCGTTCTTACTAATTACGAGCGATTGAAAATTGCAAACGCTCAGCTTTCAAAGAAAAACGCAAACTACGAAGAACTTTTCTCTCGAATTGACTCACTTTGGGTCCTGGAAGAACGTCTTCAGAACATCTTTGAAACGTTCGTAGAGAATGATTCCAATAAAATCAATAGTTTGATTGAAAAGGACAAGTTCGCACACTCTCCTTCCGAGAAAAATGAGATTGATTTTGAAGGAATTCATGGTTGGAAATCCCCTGCAGAACACTTGAAGCAGGAAAGAATGCCAAACGTAGTACCTGTAGTGGGTGTCGTCAGCAAAAAGTTCTCCCCAGAAACAAATCATATGGGTGTAGACCTGGCAGCAACCTCCGGAAATCCGGTCTTTGCGGCAGGCAGCGGCACAGTTGAATTTGCAGGCAAGAAGGATGACCTTGGAAACATGGTCATCATCAACCACCAGAATGGTTATATTACTACCTACTCTCACATGAAGGACATCCGCACTTCCAAGGGACGCAATGTCTCCAAGGGCGATGTCATCGGTACAGTAGGTGCCACAGGAAACTCTACCGGTCCCCATCTCCACTATACCATCTCTAGAAATGGTGAAGAGCTGGATCCGGAATTATTCTTTAACTTCTAA
- a CDS encoding ParB/RepB/Spo0J family partition protein: protein MGKKSFSLGRSLADILKDHSAETPVNQEQPAAENGSINNAAAESDNQQKIVEIDVNLVDPNPFQPRKTFNDDELVELAETIEKHGLIQPIAVRKVGDRYQIISGERRTRATKLAGLSTIKAQVYENLDDKIMGEWALIENIQRVDLNPVEVAQSYQQLIDLHDYTHDDLAKTVGKSRSAITNALRLLKLPAQVLSWIQEGKISSGAARVLCSDKIDNPEEIARRAIEEGLNVRQLEAISRGEDINTPTSAEIEVHTGSEQGEQNIENPSESQPAAQPAPKKELSADLKQFENRLETFFGTKVQLNPSAASESKGTIVINYYSMDDLTRIQELMENR, encoded by the coding sequence ATGGGTAAGAAATCTTTTTCTCTGGGACGTAGTCTCGCTGACATCTTGAAGGACCACTCCGCAGAAACTCCTGTAAACCAGGAACAGCCCGCAGCAGAAAACGGATCTATCAACAATGCAGCCGCCGAAAGCGACAATCAGCAGAAGATTGTTGAAATCGACGTGAACCTGGTGGACCCCAACCCTTTCCAGCCCCGCAAGACTTTCAACGACGACGAACTGGTTGAACTTGCCGAAACTATCGAGAAGCATGGCCTGATCCAGCCCATCGCCGTTCGCAAGGTGGGCGACCGCTACCAGATTATCAGCGGTGAACGTCGTACCCGCGCTACCAAGCTGGCCGGACTTTCCACCATCAAGGCACAGGTCTACGAAAACCTGGATGACAAGATCATGGGCGAATGGGCCCTCATCGAAAATATCCAGCGTGTGGACTTGAATCCTGTGGAAGTTGCACAATCCTATCAACAGTTGATTGATCTTCACGACTATACTCACGATGATTTGGCCAAGACTGTTGGTAAGTCCCGCTCCGCCATTACCAACGCACTTCGCCTGTTGAAGCTGCCTGCCCAGGTTCTTTCCTGGATTCAGGAAGGCAAGATTTCTTCCGGTGCAGCCCGCGTGCTCTGCTCCGACAAGATTGACAATCCGGAAGAGATTGCCCGTCGCGCTATCGAAGAAGGTCTGAACGTCCGCCAGCTGGAAGCAATTTCCCGCGGCGAAGATATCAACACTCCGACTTCTGCAGAGATCGAAGTTCACACTGGCAGTGAACAAGGTGAACAGAATATTGAAAATCCGAGCGAATCCCAGCCGGCAGCCCAGCCCGCTCCCAAGAAGGAACTGAGCGCCGACCTGAAGCAGTTCGAAAATCGTCTTGAAACTTTCTTCGGCACCAAGGTCCAGCTGAACCCCAGTGCCGCATCCGAGTCCAAGGGTACCATCGTCATCAACTACTACAGCATGGATGACCTGACCCGCATTCAGGAACTGATGGAAAACCGTTAA